A part of Amycolatopsis lurida genomic DNA contains:
- a CDS encoding helix-turn-helix domain-containing protein codes for MSSLSETFGARLRALRVAEGISLSEFARRLYYSKGHVSRIETGAQSPSPEFVRKCDAELRAGGELITLAGETARVVRTALSESAEEEVWVMTMTPDGGAAFSPVARRDVLLGGMAVIAGLKVSGTGVVSANAEAQLRYHRHLFDSARDLGQFSSPDVVLPMVVGQAQALRTLAKQVGGRTVPAVASLAARTAEYAGWMAQEAGDDSAAAWWTDRAVRVARVAGDDFLASYALVRQALITMYQGDGATTVSLAQRAQAEKNVPARVLGLAAQREAQGHALLGDRDACLRALDRARTLLLDPSGAPEGPVIGTSRVADPVAVATGWCLYDLGQPAKAAEVLDRELARIPGSAVRARARFGVRLCLAYAASGELEHACRLARPLFGQIAQLGSATVRTDLRRLATLVRRWSAHPEVRALEPELTIALGRSA; via the coding sequence ATGTCTTCCCTGTCGGAGACCTTCGGGGCGAGGTTGCGGGCGTTGCGAGTGGCCGAAGGCATTTCACTCAGCGAGTTCGCGCGTCGTCTCTACTACAGCAAAGGACATGTGAGCCGCATCGAAACCGGTGCGCAGTCCCCGTCTCCCGAGTTCGTGCGTAAGTGCGATGCCGAGTTACGCGCCGGTGGTGAGTTGATCACGTTGGCGGGGGAGACGGCGCGTGTGGTGCGCACGGCTCTGTCCGAATCGGCCGAGGAAGAGGTGTGGGTGATGACGATGACACCGGACGGTGGTGCGGCTTTCAGTCCTGTCGCCAGGCGGGACGTGCTGCTCGGCGGGATGGCTGTGATCGCCGGGCTCAAGGTTTCCGGTACCGGCGTCGTGTCGGCGAACGCTGAGGCGCAATTGCGCTATCACCGTCACCTGTTCGACTCCGCGCGGGACCTTGGGCAGTTCTCGTCACCGGATGTCGTGCTGCCGATGGTGGTCGGGCAGGCGCAGGCCTTGCGTACGCTCGCGAAACAGGTAGGCGGACGCACTGTCCCCGCGGTGGCTTCCTTGGCCGCTCGGACGGCGGAGTACGCGGGCTGGATGGCGCAGGAAGCCGGAGACGATTCGGCTGCGGCGTGGTGGACGGACCGGGCGGTACGAGTCGCGAGAGTGGCGGGAGACGACTTCTTGGCCAGCTACGCGCTGGTGCGGCAGGCACTGATCACGATGTACCAGGGTGATGGCGCCACAACCGTTTCCCTGGCCCAGCGGGCGCAGGCGGAGAAGAACGTGCCGGCGCGAGTGCTCGGGCTCGCCGCTCAGCGTGAGGCGCAAGGGCACGCGCTGCTCGGCGACCGTGACGCATGCCTGCGTGCCCTGGACCGCGCGCGGACGTTGCTGCTGGATCCCTCCGGTGCACCGGAGGGACCGGTGATCGGCACCTCGCGTGTCGCCGATCCCGTGGCGGTCGCGACCGGCTGGTGTCTCTACGACCTCGGGCAGCCGGCCAAAGCCGCGGAGGTCCTCGACAGGGAGCTGGCGCGCATACCCGGTAGCGCCGTTCGAGCCCGCGCGCGATTCGGCGTGCGACTGTGTTTGGCGTACGCCGCGTCGGGAGAGCTGGAGCACGCATGCCGGCTCGCTCGGCCGCTGTTCGGTCAGATCGCCCAGCTCGGGTCCGCGACCGTCCGTACCGATTTGCGCCGTCTGGCAACGCTCGTACGGCGGTGGAGCGCCCATCCGGAGGTTCGTGCGCTGGAACCGGAACTCACGATCGCGCTAGGGCGCTCGGCGTGA
- a CDS encoding toll/interleukin-1 receptor domain-containing protein: MRRAPSLIKIFLNYRTADDRFGVALLDRELSRTFGPETVFFASKSIELGAEWEKSMFDAVAESEAVLVVMGRHWLDAVDETGLRRIDDPRDFVRREILLAFELGKRVIPVRLDVPERVRADELPESLRPLSKLQDIAIGFRSASPDIDRLAARLRELVPGLRAHHTPSAASAAKFTAHAHEGGVVSQYDQVTVQGDFHAGPRFG; this comes from the coding sequence ATGAGAAGGGCCCCCTCGTTGATCAAGATCTTCCTCAACTACCGCACCGCCGACGATCGCTTCGGGGTCGCACTGCTCGATCGCGAACTGTCGCGGACGTTCGGCCCGGAGACTGTTTTCTTCGCTTCGAAATCGATCGAACTCGGCGCCGAGTGGGAGAAGAGCATGTTCGACGCCGTCGCGGAATCAGAGGCGGTGCTCGTCGTGATGGGCCGTCATTGGCTCGATGCCGTGGACGAGACCGGATTGCGCCGCATCGACGATCCTCGTGATTTCGTCCGCCGGGAGATCCTGCTCGCGTTCGAACTGGGGAAACGGGTGATCCCCGTGCGGCTGGACGTGCCGGAAAGGGTTCGCGCCGACGAGTTGCCGGAGTCGCTGCGCCCGCTTTCCAAGCTCCAAGACATCGCCATCGGTTTTCGCAGTGCGAGCCCGGACATCGATCGGCTCGCGGCCAGGCTACGAGAACTGGTTCCAGGTTTACGGGCGCACCACACGCCGTCGGCGGCTTCGGCCGCGAAATTCACGGCGCACGCACATGAAGGCGGCGTGGTCAGCCAGTACGACCAAGTCACCGTACAAGGCGATTTCCACGCCGGCCCCAGATTCGGCTGA
- a CDS encoding protein phosphatase 2C domain-containing protein codes for MDIHPGNRGNARLWHHVESGFISVAVCTEKIANQGEDADPLVLYHRPSASGLLSVFDGVGGAGRSLVGRTPSGRPRTQAWLASRRVRGLVEEWFTDGSADFSPEALAARISGRLATGVLRRGRMRGGLQRQLPTTLAALAFDSRAGEVSWQVLWAGDSRCYVAEPEAGLQQLSADDTEPADALALLLQDPPMTNMVHAGGGFAINRWRGTAHVPCVLITATDGFFGYVGTPAEFEHLLWDTLLASQEPMHWSVLLAERVESFTKDDASIAIAALGFEDFAALRASFRWRFDRVHEEHAEPMRRATSMGRPAVVATRERSWLAYRGGYERRLPPREGNDS; via the coding sequence ATGGACATCCACCCCGGCAACCGTGGCAACGCACGTCTCTGGCACCACGTCGAAAGCGGATTCATCTCCGTCGCGGTATGCACCGAGAAGATCGCGAACCAAGGTGAGGACGCCGACCCCCTCGTCCTCTACCACAGGCCGAGTGCGTCAGGACTCCTCTCCGTGTTCGACGGCGTCGGTGGCGCCGGCCGTTCGCTCGTGGGCCGCACGCCGTCGGGACGGCCGCGAACCCAGGCGTGGCTGGCTTCCCGCCGCGTCCGGGGCCTCGTCGAGGAGTGGTTCACCGACGGCTCCGCGGACTTCTCACCGGAGGCTCTCGCGGCGCGTATCAGCGGACGGCTGGCGACCGGCGTCCTCCGGCGAGGAAGGATGCGAGGCGGGCTGCAACGTCAGCTTCCCACCACCTTGGCCGCTCTGGCCTTCGATTCCCGCGCCGGAGAGGTTTCATGGCAGGTGCTGTGGGCTGGGGACTCCCGGTGCTATGTGGCCGAACCCGAAGCCGGCCTGCAGCAGTTGAGCGCCGACGACACCGAGCCGGCCGACGCGCTGGCCCTGCTGCTGCAAGACCCGCCGATGACCAACATGGTGCACGCGGGCGGTGGTTTCGCGATCAATCGGTGGCGGGGTACCGCACACGTCCCGTGCGTCCTCATCACCGCCACCGACGGCTTCTTCGGCTATGTCGGCACCCCAGCCGAATTCGAGCATCTGCTGTGGGACACCTTGCTGGCTTCGCAGGAGCCGATGCACTGGTCGGTCCTGCTCGCCGAACGAGTGGAGTCCTTCACCAAGGACGACGCGTCCATCGCGATCGCCGCGCTCGGATTCGAGGATTTCGCCGCCCTGCGAGCGAGCTTCCGGTGGCGGTTCGATCGCGTCCACGAGGAACACGCCGAACCGATGCGCCGGGCCACGTCGATGGGGCGACCGGCCGTGGTCGCCACGAGGGAGCGGTCTTGGCTCGCCTACCGCGGCGGATACGAACGACGGTTGCCTCCTCGCGAAGGGAACGACTCGTGA
- a CDS encoding protein kinase domain-containing protein, whose translation MKLGELVNGYEIVTRPSNTNAGKCLWAFARKEGKDFFVKEYLDPKRPRPDSMGTVADKKRRLAECRRFEIHHERLSRLLRADHLHAGNLVLTKDFFAHGTRYYKVTDRIDAVELTPAELPPVDRNVLLHTLCESIALLHECGMIHGDLKPENVLFHRPAGSDLHIAKLIDFDDAYPSGKPPAAETIGGNPYYGAPEWLGYLRGENGIKADQLTTAVDLFALGLLIHTYLTGDAPGFPSRFGSPAAAVLAGEELALHPDLPSEWNSLLMALARADPGGRPGIDDVLSLLTSLRTPVEKTGRSRVRINLTGRIPV comes from the coding sequence GTGAAGCTGGGCGAACTGGTCAACGGCTACGAGATCGTCACGCGGCCTTCGAACACCAACGCGGGCAAGTGCCTTTGGGCGTTCGCGCGCAAGGAAGGCAAAGACTTCTTCGTGAAGGAGTATTTGGATCCCAAACGCCCTCGCCCCGACTCGATGGGCACCGTGGCGGACAAGAAACGCCGGCTGGCCGAGTGCCGTCGCTTCGAAATCCACCACGAAAGACTGTCCCGGCTCTTGCGCGCGGATCACCTTCATGCCGGCAATCTGGTTCTGACAAAGGACTTCTTCGCGCACGGGACACGCTATTACAAGGTGACGGACCGGATCGACGCGGTGGAGTTGACCCCGGCCGAGCTGCCACCCGTGGACAGGAACGTCCTGCTGCACACCCTGTGCGAGAGTATCGCTCTCCTGCACGAGTGCGGCATGATCCACGGTGACCTCAAACCGGAGAACGTGCTGTTTCACCGCCCGGCCGGAAGCGACCTGCATATCGCCAAGCTGATCGACTTCGACGACGCGTATCCGTCCGGCAAGCCACCTGCCGCCGAGACCATCGGAGGCAATCCCTACTACGGCGCGCCCGAATGGCTGGGTTACCTTCGAGGCGAAAACGGGATCAAGGCCGATCAGCTCACGACAGCCGTCGACCTCTTCGCCCTGGGATTGCTGATCCACACCTATCTCACCGGTGACGCACCTGGTTTCCCGTCCCGGTTCGGCTCACCCGCGGCCGCCGTCCTCGCGGGTGAGGAGCTGGCACTCCACCCGGATCTCCCGTCCGAGTGGAACTCACTGCTGATGGCTTTGGCCCGGGCCGATCCCGGAGGCCGCCCCGGAATCGACGACGTCCTGTCGCTACTCACCTCGCTGCGAACCCCTGTCGAGAAGACAGGACGCAGCCGAGTCCGCATCAACCTCACCGGCCGTATCCCGGTGTAA